In Candidatus Zixiibacteriota bacterium, the genomic window GGTTGTGATTGGAGTCGGAAATGTAAAGACGCGCGGCGGTGGCGTCGGTGGTGATCTTGCCGGGATATTTCAGCAGCGTCTGCTCCTGCTTCATGGCCTCGGAGCCAAACGATATCTTGCGGCGCGACAGTTCACCTTTGGCATCGAAGTGCTTGACGATCTGGCCGATGACGTTGTCAAAGAGCGGGAAGACGTTCTCGCCGGAGTGCATTCCGACAACGCGGCCGGCGGGATTAATGATGGCGAAGGTCGGCCAGGCCTTGGCGCCGTAGGCCTGCCAGATCTGGAAATTGTTGTCATTGACAACCGGATGGGTGATCTGATAGCGCAGCACAGCCTGGCGGATCGCCTCGGAGTCTTTTTCGTTGGTGAATTTCGCCGAATGGACGCCGATGACGATCAGTTCGTCGGCGTATTTCTCCTCCAGTTTCCTGAGATCGGGGATCACGTGCATGCAGTTGATGCAGCAGTAGGTCCAGAAATCGAGCAGGACGACCTTGCCGTTCAAGTGCGCCATTGAGAGCGGATTTTCGGTATTGAGCCACTGCAGCCCCTCGGGGAAATCGGGGGCGTGGACGCGGCCTTCAAGCACATCTTCGGTCAGCACCGGGAATTCCTCCGGCGGCGCCGGCGCCGGAGTCTCGCCTTGCGGCTGAGCGTCGCCACAGGCCAGCAAACAGACAAGCGTCATTGTGACTGCAAGGAATACGGCGGGGATTTTCGAACAAGATCGCATGCGTGACTCTCTGGTCGCGCGGCAAGATAGCGACATGATGGCCGACGCGCTAACGAATTGAACACCTACGGTTGGGTGGAAGTTCCGGCGACGCGAAGCTGCGCAAAGACCGCCTTGGGGGCATAGACCGTCAGCGTAATGCCACGAATCGCCATGTAACTGAGCATGGCCAGCCAGAGCGCGTGGTTGCCGAGCGCCGGTTGCGTCAGAAAGTAAATTGGAAAGAAGAAGACGACAGTGGCAATGGCCATCGAGATCAGCATCGGAAAGGTGGCGGTGGCGCCGATAAAGACGCCGTCCCAAACGAAGCAGGCGGCATTGACGATTGGCGCGGCGATTGTCCAGGCGTAGAATGCCAGCGCGGTGGCGATAACGGCTTCGTCGGACGTGAACAAATGCAGGATCGAATTTCCGAACAGCCCGTAGAGCAGCGACATGGCCACGCCGAGACTCATCCCCCAGACAAAGATGTACCGAACCGCCAGATGGAGATTCGGCTTGTCGCGTGCGCCGATAAAACGGCCCGTCAGACTTTCGGCGGCGTAGGCGAAACCATCGACGCCGTAAGCGAGAATCATCCAGAGCTGAAGCAGAATTGAGTTGGCGGCGAGGACAGTGTCGCCGTATTCAGCGCTCGTGGCAGTGAAGAAGCTGTAGGTGACGATCAGCAGCAACGTGCGCAAGAATATGTCACGGTTGACACCGAAGAAGCGGCGAATCGCCGCCAGTTCGAGGATACGCGCGCGGGTGAATCGAACCAGATAGCCGCGATAGTTCACGATGAGCAGGATCAGGGCGAGCGCCACACCGCAATATTGAGCAATCAAGGTGCCGAGCGCGACGCCGGCGACCTTCATTCCGAGCGCCTGCAAGAAGAAGATGTCGAGGCCGATGGTCAGGCAATTGACGACGATGGCGAGGATCATCGGGTAGCGGGCGTTCTGCATTCCCAGAAACCAGCCCTGGACCGCATAGAGGATCAGCACGGCGGGCGCCGACCAGATGCGGAGATTGTAGTAGACCAGCGTCTGAGCCTCGACCTCGGCGCTCGCATTGACTTGCCCGAGCGCGATCAACCGAATCGGCCACTGGAGGAGAATCAGAAAGAGGCCGCCGGCCAGTGCCACGAGGAGCGAGCGGATCAGAATCAGGCTGCACTCGTCGCGGCGCTGCTCGCCGAAGGCCTGCGCGGTCAGGCCGGTGGTGCCCATGCGCAGGAAGCCGAAACCCCAGAAGATGAAGTTGAAGATCATAGCGCCGATGGCGACGCCGCCGAGGTAGGCGGGGCTTTCGAGATGGCCGACGAGCGCGGTATCGACAGAGCTGAGCAGCGGGACGGAAACGTTGGTGATGATGCTGGGGAGCGCGAGGCGAAGAATCTGCTTGTTCATCGTGCGGAGAGAATAAGTCCCCGCACGATGGACAAACAACTGAAATCCGTGACTACGGGTAACAGACGGGAGGCGTGCCGCCGGCAAAGATGAAATTCACGAGGTAGACGGCGTCGGCGATATTCAGGTTGCCGCTGCCGTTGGCGTCGGTCTCCGCCAGACAATCCGGAGGGAGAAATCCGCTGAAGATGTAGGTGACCATCGCCACGATATCGCTGATCGTGACATGCCCGTCGCCGTTGTAATCGCCCGGCACATTGCAGCAGGTGGGATCGAAGACCGGTTCAACCTCACCGGCAAATGACGGCTTGGCGGCTAGGGCGAAAACCGCCTCTTCCTGTCCGACCGGAGCCTGCGCCGGGGTCAGCTTCACCCATTCGATTGTCATCGGCCGCTCCGTTGGAAGACTGGGAATCGTCACGAAGATTCGCGCGAAGTGCTCGTACGAAAATCCGGGCGCATTCCGCAGACCGACCAAGGTGATGATCCCGTTGGCCGGATCGACGAAGTCAACGGCCACAGCGTACGGCGGGGAAGCCGCTCCGACCGGGAACACGACCGAGTCAATCGTCGGTACCGCGCCATCGATGCGTAGTTGCAGCGGATAGCTGAATCCGATTGCTCCGGGGCCGCTGATCCGCAGGTCGATACCGAACTGGGTGTTATTGGCGGGCACGGCGTCGGGGTGGATGATCTTGATCGTCGAATCGACAGGCGCAACGAACGGCGGCTCGGTCGGTGGACATTGCACGTTCCAGAAATCACAGATGAATGCACACTGCCAGATGTGGGCAACGTCGCGAAAAGTCAGTTTCTGGTGCAGGTCGAAGTCGGCCTGGTCGAAATTGACCGGCGGCACGTTACCCTCATAAAGGTACTGCATTGCCGCAACAATATCGGCCACCGTGGTCATACCGTTGCCGTCAAAATCGCCGCAGTAGTCGAACTGGGAATAAGCGCCGGGCGCAATGACGAGGAGAGACGTCAGCAGAGTCGCAAGGAAGGTTCTCATGTTAACCTCGCTGGTTTTGAAGTAGCGTTGACGACGGTAATATAGCCGGGGCGAGCGATTTTAGCAAGAGGTGGCCGTGCCGGAGCCGGACGGGATGCGACGGAACTTCACGGATAACGAGAAGGCTGTCGCGGATATGGTGCGCAGATCAAGAGCAACCAGGGATGGGTGCTGCACCGCCGGCGAAGATAAAGTTGATCAGGTATACGGCATCATTGATGTCGGTCTGGCAACTTCCATCGGCGTCGCCCGCAGCCAACACGGGCGCAGGAGCTGGCCCGCCCGCGAAGATCCAATTAATGAGATATACTGAATCTGACATTGAGATTGCTGTACTCCCATCGGCATCACCGGGCAGGAACACAGCGATGTTGTGGGCTTGCATGATGTCAGCGAAGTGGCCCGCGACCGGATAACCCTTTGTTCGCCAGCCGTGAATGAAATCGTAGATTGTTCGGCAGTAGTTGATAGTCGGATTATTCGGGCGCGGGTCGAAGTCCCAGAAGACATCCCAGATATAGTCGATACCGCACCAGTAGTCAGAAGAATTATAGTCATTGTTGTGGCCCCAGAGTTGGCCGCCAACATAGAAGTTGGCATCGTTCGCAGGATCATAGATATCCCACAGAGCTTCAGTGACGGCACCTTTTACGTCAGCACCGTCAAAGTAAGGGTTTTGGCAACTGGAGTCCTGTTGATCGTACCCTAAGAAATAGGGGACATCTGGGTTCGGTCTCTCTAGTTCAATGAACAACAACGTATCCTGCAATGTCCGGGTATCAATATAATCTGATGTCTGACGCATCACTCCTTGGAAGAAATTGGCCCAACCTTCAGACCAAGACAACAGCTTGGATCGTAGCAAGTTGTTAGGCCAGGCGGGTTCGAAGTAAACATGACGACCACCTGCGAGAGAATCGATGGCCGCATATTCCCACATCAACTTGTGGGAGAACTCGTGCAAGATAACGGGATCATCCCATTCATCGGGATTGTCGTATCCAGATTCCTGACCAGAAATCCATATGGCCGGCTGGCCATCGACAGAATACGCGCCAAAAAACGAGCCCGTGAATTGGCCGGAGGCGCTATCCCCGAGGACGGGCGTCCAATCCGGACTTGGATATGGATTAACTGAGTTCATCAACTCTGCTCTTCCACGAGCGAGCGAATGCACAATTCCCCAAGCACCCGCCACAGATGGTGCTGAGATCTGAGTCCAAATACTGTCAAAGTATATTGGCTCGTGCCCGAGATTTCTAACATGAACTCCACGACTGTACCTATAGAGGGGATCGCCAATGTCGATATGGTGATCGGGTGTGTAGTAAACGGAAGAATAGTAGTCGTCGGCCAGCCAGAACACCTCGAAAGAGTCCTGAGAACACCAAAATGAGAATTCACCATCAGTGTCGGTGTAGTCATAGCTCTGCAGACCCCATGTACCGCCATCGACCACGTACAGCAAAGCGAGTGTCCCGGTCGAAGGCAAGAATGTGCCACTGCGATCTCGGAACTTGACGGTGCCATTTATGATATAGGTCTGAAGGGAAGTCGAGACAGTTAAGTGAAGGACTTCATCATTGCAGAAGAGCAGGATTCGTCCAAAGACAATACTGTCGAGTGCTTCGACGATGAGACGTTGGCGATCCAGTAGAGTGACCTTTAATCTCCCAAATCCTTGAAAACGCGCAGAATCAACACATAGAGAATCAAGTCGCAAGCTGACCCTGGCTGTCTCATCAAGTTGGAGGTGCCTGAGGTAGTGACTCTCTATCATCTGGTCGTCCCGATGGTTCCCGACGTCGTTAATAGATCCCATGTCGCGCTTCACTCCGTCTGGAGCGTTTCGTTTGCCCCGAGACGGCATCTGCCCGATAGCGGGCTCAACCCGGCTTGATTCCGACAGGGGCCCAGTTCCCACTATTTCCCACGCCCAGGCAGAGCCCCCTTGGTCAACTGGTCCTGATTTTGTCTGCGGCGCTGGCGCTTCGGTCGTTCGTAGAACGGTTCGTTTAACTCGAGTATGATATTGAAATCTCGTTCCTCGACCGTCAAGAGCGGGAGTTCCATATCTGATTTTGGCGCTGAAGCTGTAGTTCCCTGGGACTTGCGGAGTGAAGAGAACCTCAAACTGTTCGACAATTAGCGGCTGGACCGGCTTAAGTTCTGAGCAGAATGCGGTATCTGATTGATCTGGTCCTGTGATTTCAATGAGTACACTCCACAGTGAATCAAGATGAGTGTACGGGATGGAATCAAATGCAGCGACAACGCGGATCGGAAAGGAGGCTCCTACGGACAATCGCTGATCGGGAAACACCAGTTCCCAGTTGACAGGTGGTTCGGGCGGGGTATAGTTCAGGCCACTGCTCTGATTTGCTTTCGTCGCCGCGAAGAATAGAATTACCAAGAAGACTGATTGTCGCAGTAGCGACAAGATCGCACACGTTCTTGATGTTGAACTCACGGATATCATTTAGCACCTCCTGTTTACTTTGGCCGCGACATGCCGCTTCTGAGTGCCAGTTCGTTAAAAAGGCTGAGAGCTGCAGACGCCTGAGGTCGTCTCGCAATTTCTACAATCCGGCGCCCCGATCATTCCTGGATCGCCACGAAATTGAGCAGCATGCGCAACCCGCTCGCCTTTCTAACTAACTTCGGCCTCTTGAGTCGATAGCAGCCCTGTTGGTCTTGTAGCTGTTCTTTAGGATAACACTATTGGACCGATGTATCCTTGTCTAGCAGCTTTCCACTGACTTGGCATGTCCGCGGAATTGTGTTGACGGCCCCCTTTCATCGACTTCTTCGGTCGTAATAATCGGAGTGCGACGGGTCGGTTTTCGGGGTTGACTTAAAAACGGGATTTCTTCTATCTTCCGCTCAGTTGGAAAGAGAGGTTTACTTGATGCAGTCTACAGATTTAGCAGCGAAAGCCCCTGGAATCGCTGCAGGTCTGACCTCCAGCTCGATCGGCAAGAAGCTGTTCGTCGCCGTCTCCGGCGGCGTGATGCTGCTCTTTGTGATCGGGCACATGGTCGGCAACCTGCAGTTGTTCATCGGGCAGGATCAACTTAACCGATACGCGCTTTTCCTGCAGAGCCTGGGCGAGTTGCTCTGGGTGGTGCGGATTGTCCTGATTGTGATGCTGGTGCTTCACATCTGGTTTGCAGCCAAGCTCAAGCTGGAGAACTGGGCGGCCCGGCCAACCAAATATGCCTACAACAATACCGTGCAGGCGGGGTTGGCATCGCGGACAATGATCTGGTCGGGGCTGCTGATCGCCAGCTTCATTACCTACCACCTGCTGCATTTCACGTTTTTGACTACACATCCCGAATACCACAACCTGATGGCGACCCTGCCGGGACATCACGAGCCGGTGCACGACGTCTATTCGATGGTAATCCTCGGATTCCAACAGCCGCTGATCTCGATCTTCTACATTATAATGATGTTTCTGCTGGCCTATCATCTCAGCCACGGCATCAAGAGCATGTTTCAAACGCTGGGGATGAACAACGAGCGCTATGAGCCAAAGTTGAACGCGCTGGCGATTATACTCGCGACGATTCTCTTCCTGGGCTACGTCTCGATGCCCCTCGCAGTTTTAGCCGGTATCATCAAGCTGCCGGCGGGAGTGACCTTATGACAACCCTCGATGCCAAGACCCCGTCCGGTCCGCTGGAGAAGAAGTGGGACAAGCATAAATTCGACCTGAAGCTGGTCAATCCGGCGAACAAGCGGAAATATTCGGTGATCGTCGTCGGCACCGGCCTGGCCGGCGGTTCCGCGGCAGCCTCGCTGGCCGAGCTGGGCTACAAGGTGACGGCGTTCTGCTATCAGGACAGCCCGCGGCGCGCACACTCGATCGCGGCGCAGGGCGGAATCAACGCCGCCAAGAATTACCAGAACGACGGCGACTCGGTCTTCCGGCTGTTCTATGACACCGTCAAGGGCGGCGATTTCCGCGCCCGCGAGGCGAATGTCTACCGGTTGGCGGAAGTCTCGGCCAATATCATCGATCAGTGCGTGGCGCAAGGCGTACCCTTTGCGCGCGAATACGGCGGCCTGCTGGCGAACCGTTCGTTCGGCGGCGCGCAAGTGTCGCGGACGTTTTACGCCCGCGGGCAGACCGGACAGCAGTTGCTGCTAGGATGCTACTCGGCATTGTCGCGACAGATCGGGTTGGGGAACGTCAAAATGTACCCGCGCACCGAGATGCTTGACCTGGTGCTGGTCGACGGCCACGCCAAAGGAATCGTTGTGCGCGACATGGAGACCGGCAAGGTCAGCTCGCACTCGGCGGATGCCGTGGTGCTGGCGACCGGCGGCTACAGCAATGTGTTCTTCCTGTCGACCAACGCCACCGGCTGCAACGTGATGGCGATCTATCGCGCTTACAAACGCGGTGCGCTCTTTGCCAATCCGTGTTTCACGCAAATTCATCCGACCTGTATTCCGGTGGCTGGGGAGCACCAGTCGAAGCTCACGCTGATGTCCGAATCGCTGCGCAACGACGGACGGATCTGGGTCCCGATGGCGAAGGGGGACAAACGCGCGCCGGGCGATATTCCGGAAGCGGAGCGTGATTACTATCTTGAACGCAAGTACCCGAGCTACGGCAATCTGGCGCCGCGCGATATCGCGTCGCGGGCGGCCAAGGAAGTCTGCGACGAGGGGCGTGGTGTCGGCGAGTCTGGGCTGGGCGTGTATCTCGATTTCTCGGAGTCGATCGGCCGGCTTGGCGAGGCGACGATTGCGGATCGCTACGGCAATCTGTTCCAGATGTACGAGCGAATCACCGGCGAAAATCCCTACAAGGCGCCGATGCGTATCTTCCCCGCGCCGCACTACACGATGGGCGGGCTGTGGGTGGACTACAATCTGATGAGCAACGTCCCCGGACTGTTCGTGATCGGCGAGGCGAATTTCTCCGATCACGGCGCCAACCGGCTGGGGGCTTCCGCGCTGATGCAGGGTCTGGCGGATGGCTATTTCATTCTGCCGTATACGATCGGCGATTACTTCGCGCGTACCGGCGCCAAGAAGATTCCGACCGATCGGCCGGAATTCAAACAGGCGGAAGCGGAAGTTGACCAGAAGACGAAGAAGCTGCTGGCGATCAAGGGCAAAAAGACCCTGATGGAGCTGCACCGCGAACTGGGTAAGGTGATGTGGGAATACTGCGGCATGGCGCGCAACGAGACGGGGTTGAAGAAGGCACTGGAGTTGATCCCGGGCATGCGCGAGGAATTCTGGAAGAACGCCTGTGTGCTCGGTGGCGGCGAAGAGCTGAATCAATCGCTCGAACGCGCCGGCCGTGTGGCGGATTTCTTCGAATTCGCCGAGCTGATGTGCAAGGACGCCCTGATGCGCAACGAGTCGTGCGGCGGGCATTTCCGCACCGAGTATCAGACCTCGGACGGTGAAGCCGCGCGCGACGACGACAATTACATGTACGTTTCCTGCTGGGAATATGCCGGAGTGGGCAAGGAACCCAATCTCCACAAGGAACCGCTCACCTTCGAATTCGTCCAGCCCGGACAGAGGAGTTACAAGTAATGAATCTGACATTGAAAGTCTGGCGGCAGAAAGACCGCCATGCGCAGGGCCGGATCGAAACCTATCAGGCCAAAGATATCAGTCCCGATACCTCGTTCCTCGAGATGCTGGATCTGGTCAACGAAGACCTGATCAAGCAGGGGCTCGAGCCGATCGCCTTCGACCACGACTGCCGCGAGGGCATTTGCGGCACCTGCTCGCTGACGATCAACGGCATCCCGCACGGCAAGGAAAAGGGCACCACCTCGTGCCAGTTGCACATGCGGCATTTCCAGGACGGCGAAACAATCTACATCGAGCCGTGGCGCGCCAAGGCGTTCCCGGTGGTGAAGGATCTGATCGTCGACCGTTCGGCGTTCGACAAGATCATGCAGGCGGGCGGGTTCATCTCGGTGAACACTGGCGGCACGCCGGACGCCAACGCGCTG contains:
- a CDS encoding MATE family efflux transporter, translating into MNKQILRLALPSIITNVSVPLLSSVDTALVGHLESPAYLGGVAIGAMIFNFIFWGFGFLRMGTTGLTAQAFGEQRRDECSLILIRSLLVALAGGLFLILLQWPIRLIALGQVNASAEVEAQTLVYYNLRIWSAPAVLILYAVQGWFLGMQNARYPMILAIVVNCLTIGLDIFFLQALGMKVAGVALGTLIAQYCGVALALILLIVNYRGYLVRFTRARILELAAIRRFFGVNRDIFLRTLLLIVTYSFFTATSAEYGDTVLAANSILLQLWMILAYGVDGFAYAAESLTGRFIGARDKPNLHLAVRYIFVWGMSLGVAMSLLYGLFGNSILHLFTSDEAVIATALAFYAWTIAAPIVNAACFVWDGVFIGATATFPMLISMAIATVVFFFPIYFLTQPALGNHALWLAMLSYMAIRGITLTVYAPKAVFAQLRVAGTSTQP
- a CDS encoding succinate dehydrogenase cytochrome b subunit; this translates as MQSTDLAAKAPGIAAGLTSSSIGKKLFVAVSGGVMLLFVIGHMVGNLQLFIGQDQLNRYALFLQSLGELLWVVRIVLIVMLVLHIWFAAKLKLENWAARPTKYAYNNTVQAGLASRTMIWSGLLIASFITYHLLHFTFLTTHPEYHNLMATLPGHHEPVHDVYSMVILGFQQPLISIFYIIMMFLLAYHLSHGIKSMFQTLGMNNERYEPKLNALAIILATILFLGYVSMPLAVLAGIIKLPAGVTL
- a CDS encoding fumarate reductase/succinate dehydrogenase flavoprotein subunit, whose protein sequence is MTTLDAKTPSGPLEKKWDKHKFDLKLVNPANKRKYSVIVVGTGLAGGSAAASLAELGYKVTAFCYQDSPRRAHSIAAQGGINAAKNYQNDGDSVFRLFYDTVKGGDFRAREANVYRLAEVSANIIDQCVAQGVPFAREYGGLLANRSFGGAQVSRTFYARGQTGQQLLLGCYSALSRQIGLGNVKMYPRTEMLDLVLVDGHAKGIVVRDMETGKVSSHSADAVVLATGGYSNVFFLSTNATGCNVMAIYRAYKRGALFANPCFTQIHPTCIPVAGEHQSKLTLMSESLRNDGRIWVPMAKGDKRAPGDIPEAERDYYLERKYPSYGNLAPRDIASRAAKEVCDEGRGVGESGLGVYLDFSESIGRLGEATIADRYGNLFQMYERITGENPYKAPMRIFPAPHYTMGGLWVDYNLMSNVPGLFVIGEANFSDHGANRLGASALMQGLADGYFILPYTIGDYFARTGAKKIPTDRPEFKQAEAEVDQKTKKLLAIKGKKTLMELHRELGKVMWEYCGMARNETGLKKALELIPGMREEFWKNACVLGGGEELNQSLERAGRVADFFEFAELMCKDALMRNESCGGHFRTEYQTSDGEAARDDDNYMYVSCWEYAGVGKEPNLHKEPLTFEFVQPGQRSYK
- a CDS encoding succinate dehydrogenase/fumarate reductase iron-sulfur subunit → MNLTLKVWRQKDRHAQGRIETYQAKDISPDTSFLEMLDLVNEDLIKQGLEPIAFDHDCREGICGTCSLTINGIPHGKEKGTTSCQLHMRHFQDGETIYIEPWRAKAFPVVKDLIVDRSAFDKIMQAGGFISVNTGGTPDANALPVAKDAAEQAMDAAACIGCGACVAACKNASAMLFVSAKVGQFASLPQGQAERERRVLAMVNAMDEAGFGNCTNYYECEAVCPKEISVKFIAMMNREYMRALRKPPRTKSAGGTG